One Salvelinus namaycush isolate Seneca chromosome 29, SaNama_1.0, whole genome shotgun sequence genomic region harbors:
- the LOC120024004 gene encoding uncharacterized protein LOC120024004: MDISQESQTFTQILRDITELEPAVGSPEQIVYIPTPTLNCTEIHPRTGAIGSLHGFCEGYAYETIVPYSQDVFTHKPQTETLNGLSTPLTQDRWTPPIKHQRTIRAQIHRSASPEQYYWEGIHETALQGQGSQATDQADAIIRVAQRHVPEFSELLQNSPLQKSRDSSPAYKDIQEATHLDPEEAPKTPVTRTAKPDDFKVLNDISEVDDLMFCEVANLIEAANSGGATASCEIDQAVLFKAFTQGLKSRKALLQRRMGILFEHQYNQDVSFWRRELPRMLNNSRVKTIKYLR, encoded by the exons ATGGATATTTCTCAAG AGTCTCAAACCTTCACTCAGATTCTCCGAGATATAACTGAACTCGAACCGGCCGTAGGGTCTCCGGAACAAATTGTTTACATCCCAACGCCGACCCTGAATTGTA ctGAAATACATCCTAGAACGGGTGCCATAGGGAGTCTACACGGTTTCTGTGAAGGATATGCCTACGAGACAATTgtgccctactcccaggatgtattTACACACAAGCCGCAAACAGAGACTTTAAACGGCCTGTCAACTCCCCTGACCCAGGACCGTTGGACGCCCCCTATtaaacaccaacggacaatcagGGCCCAGATCCACAGGTCCGCTTCACCCGAACAATACTACTGGGAGGGTATTCACGAGACAGCGTTAcaaggacaag gctcacaagctacagaccagGCAGATGCTATAATTAGGGTTGCCCAAAGACATGTTCCCGAGTTctcagagcttcttcagaacagccctcttcaaaaaagccgag ACTCCTCGCCGGCTTATAAAGACATCCAAGAAGCTACACATCTAGATCCCGAAGAGGcgccaaagaccccagtcaccagAACAGCGAAGCctgatgatttcaaagttttaaatgacatttctgaggtagacgatttgatgttctgtgaagTGGCCAACCTTATTGAAGCGGCCAATTCTGGTGGGGCAACAGCCTCTTGTGAAATAGACCAAGCCGTGCTTTTCAAGGCTTTTACACAGGGTTTAAAATCACGAAAGGCTTTACTTCAACGTCGTATGGGTATTCTATTCGAACATcaatacaatcaggatgtgtcattctggcgtagAGAGCTTCCCCGCATGTTAAACAACAGTAGGGTTAAAACAATCAAATACCTCCGTTAA